One genomic window of Desulfovibrio aminophilus DSM 12254 includes the following:
- a CDS encoding substrate-binding domain-containing protein, whose protein sequence is MLSGELLVLHAGSLSAPLERLCAEFEALHPGLRVRRVAGGSAALARDIASGRAVADLFLSADIEVVEQVLVPEHAERAEPFAGNEMVLCHTDASRHADRIGPDDWFRVLQEPGVAWGHSDPDQDPCGYRALMVLQLAEIFRGEPGLAARLLASRRPENVLPRASDLVARLLDGSLDYAWEYRSVAVQRGLRFVALDPRVNLGDPRLNEVYAQAVVRTAGARPGETIERRGAACVYALALCRRAPNPAAARAFIPHLRPGFAGL, encoded by the coding sequence ATGCTGAGTGGGGAATTGCTGGTGCTTCACGCGGGCAGTCTGAGCGCGCCGCTGGAGCGTTTGTGCGCGGAGTTCGAGGCCCTGCACCCGGGCCTGCGCGTCCGCCGGGTGGCCGGGGGCAGCGCGGCCCTGGCCCGGGACATCGCCTCGGGCCGGGCGGTCGCGGACCTGTTCCTTTCGGCCGACATCGAGGTCGTCGAGCAGGTTCTGGTCCCGGAGCACGCGGAACGCGCCGAGCCCTTCGCGGGGAACGAGATGGTGCTCTGCCACACGGACGCGAGCCGCCACGCCGACCGCATCGGCCCGGACGACTGGTTCCGCGTCCTGCAGGAGCCCGGCGTGGCCTGGGGCCATTCCGACCCCGACCAGGATCCTTGCGGCTACCGCGCCCTGATGGTCCTCCAGCTCGCCGAAATCTTCCGCGGCGAGCCCGGGCTGGCCGCGCGGCTTTTGGCCTCCCGGCGGCCGGAGAACGTCCTGCCCCGGGCCTCGGACCTCGTGGCCCGGCTTCTGGACGGCAGCCTGGACTACGCCTGGGAGTACCGTTCCGTGGCCGTCCAGCGCGGGCTCCGTTTCGTTGCCCTGGACCCGCGCGTGAACCTGGGCGATCCCCGGCTGAACGAGGTCTACGCCCAGGCCGTGGTCCGCACCGCCGGGGCCCGGCCCGGGGAAACCATCGAACGCCGGGGCGCGGCCTGCGTCTACGCCCTGGCCCTCTGCAGACGCGCCCCCAATCCCGCCGCCGCCCGGGCCTTCATCCCCCACCTCCGCCCCGGCTTCGCCGGGTTATAG
- a CDS encoding LexA family transcriptional regulator: MGFSEDLRKALLERIGGGSPFANKKQMADALSLDPSQLGRFLKGERGLTVESLGRVLDGLGVRLVFPEQGAETARDVCFVSADKATAVEGLPGPRPEDYLAVPLAASPVAAGPGLIPEDRVEGWVLVWRGHESVRHRSNLVAVQVGPREMSMVPALHPGDIVLVDRSDRSPEPAGRIMLVTEPGESGGAMIKRVAVKRLDDDLELVFYSDNSRDFPPMTYRLVRDYDGDLNRAIAGRVIWAWSDMMRK, encoded by the coding sequence ATGGGCTTTTCCGAAGACCTGCGCAAGGCGCTTTTGGAGCGGATCGGCGGCGGCTCGCCGTTCGCCAACAAGAAGCAGATGGCCGACGCCCTGAGCCTGGACCCCTCGCAGCTCGGGCGGTTTCTGAAGGGCGAGCGGGGGCTGACCGTGGAGTCGCTGGGCCGGGTGCTGGACGGCCTGGGGGTGCGGCTCGTGTTTCCCGAGCAGGGGGCCGAGACGGCGCGGGACGTCTGTTTTGTGTCGGCTGACAAAGCCACGGCCGTGGAGGGTCTGCCCGGGCCCAGGCCGGAGGACTATCTGGCGGTGCCGCTGGCGGCCTCGCCGGTGGCGGCCGGGCCGGGGCTCATCCCCGAGGACCGGGTGGAGGGCTGGGTGCTCGTCTGGCGCGGGCACGAGTCCGTGCGCCACCGCTCGAACCTGGTGGCCGTGCAGGTGGGTCCGCGCGAGATGTCCATGGTCCCGGCCCTGCATCCCGGGGACATCGTGCTCGTGGACCGCTCGGACCGTTCGCCCGAGCCCGCCGGGCGGATCATGCTCGTGACCGAGCCCGGCGAGTCCGGCGGGGCCATGATCAAGCGCGTGGCGGTCAAGCGCCTGGACGACGATCTGGAGCTGGTCTTCTACTCCGACAACTCTCGCGACTTCCCGCCCATGACCTACCGTCTGGTCCGGGACTATGACGGCGACCTGAACCGGGCCATCGCGGGCCGCGTCATCTGGGCCTGGAGCGACATGATGCGGAAATAA
- a CDS encoding EAL domain-containing protein, with product MVRGRVRGRGPHRPLRGPRPDDRPLDPRGPEPHPSSRRPRLAPGHELGHHGPQGDGGTAPAPGPARPAHRAGQPHALPHTGGHGPGPAPLRPGGAFAVLFVDVDRFKILNDSLGHSFGDALLLSVGARLLAGVREGDTVARYGGDEFLVLLDAPRSMREAVRAAKNIVADFRRGFDVEGRHVHLTASAGLVFPQSGEESAADLLQDSDIAMQWAKRRGGDRLKVFTPSMRENARKRLMLESDMREGLARGDFFLVFQPVVSLKGGPRMSGMEVLLRWLHPEKGLIGPGEFIPVAEETGVIVDLGRWVLLRACEAMVRFRAAEPRAEGLTLSVNVSGRQLDNTRFLDHVRQALEQSGLPGECLRLEVTETAIMRNPEFTALALGRLKELGISISVDDFGRGYSSMSYLRQLPLDVLKIDLSFVRKMLDSQADMEIVKAIINLAHNLDLKVVAEGVERREQQNMLMLLDCEYAQGFYYAKPQGEDALLQTIRDYAPGRGDGD from the coding sequence GGCCCGCAAGGAGATGGAGGAACAGCTCCGGCGCCAGGCCCTGCACGACCCGCTCACCGGGCTGGCCAACCGCACGCTCTGCCGCACACGGGTGGCCACGGCCCTGGCCCGGCTCCACTCCGGCCGGGGGGGGCCTTCGCGGTGCTCTTCGTGGACGTGGACCGCTTCAAGATCCTCAACGACTCCCTGGGCCATTCCTTCGGGGACGCCCTGCTGCTGTCCGTGGGCGCGCGGCTGCTGGCCGGGGTGCGCGAGGGCGACACCGTGGCCCGTTACGGCGGGGACGAGTTCCTGGTGCTCCTGGACGCGCCGCGCAGCATGCGCGAGGCCGTGCGCGCGGCCAAGAACATCGTGGCGGATTTCCGCCGGGGCTTCGACGTGGAGGGCCGCCACGTCCATCTCACGGCCAGCGCGGGCCTGGTCTTTCCGCAGTCCGGCGAGGAGAGCGCGGCGGACCTGCTGCAGGATTCGGACATCGCCATGCAGTGGGCCAAGCGGCGCGGCGGCGACCGGCTGAAGGTCTTCACCCCCTCCATGCGCGAGAACGCCCGCAAGCGGCTCATGCTCGAGAGCGACATGCGCGAGGGGCTGGCGCGTGGCGACTTCTTCCTCGTGTTCCAGCCCGTCGTGAGCCTCAAGGGCGGGCCGCGCATGTCCGGCATGGAGGTCCTGCTGCGCTGGCTCCACCCGGAAAAGGGCCTCATCGGGCCGGGCGAGTTCATCCCCGTGGCCGAGGAGACCGGCGTGATCGTGGACCTGGGCCGCTGGGTGCTGCTCCGGGCCTGCGAGGCCATGGTCCGCTTCCGCGCGGCCGAGCCCCGGGCCGAGGGGCTGACCCTCTCGGTGAACGTCTCCGGCCGCCAGCTCGACAACACCCGTTTCCTGGACCACGTGCGTCAGGCCCTGGAGCAGTCCGGCCTGCCCGGCGAGTGCCTGCGCCTGGAGGTGACCGAGACGGCCATCATGCGCAATCCGGAGTTCACGGCCCTGGCGCTGGGCCGGCTCAAGGAGCTGGGCATCTCCATCAGCGTGGACGACTTCGGCCGGGGCTACTCCTCCATGAGCTACCTCCGGCAGCTCCCGCTGGACGTGCTCAAGATCGACCTCTCCTTCGTGCGCAAGATGCTCGACTCCCAGGCGGACATGGAGATCGTCAAGGCGATCATCAATCTGGCCCACAACCTGGATCTCAAGGTGGTGGCCGAGGGCGTGGAGCGCCGGGAGCAGCAGAACATGCTCATGCTGCTGGACTGCGAGTACGCCCAGGGTTTCTACTACGCCAAGCCGCAGGGCGAAGACGCCCTGCTTCAGACCATCCGCGACTACGCCCCGGGTCGGGGCGACGGGGACTGA